The Gloeomargarita lithophora Alchichica-D10 genomic sequence GTGCCCAATAACCGGCGGGCTTCTTCTAAATGGGCTTGGCGGATGGGTTCCAGTTCCAGGACAATCAGGGCGTAGCGCTGAATCCGGTCATCACTGGGGGTCGCTTGTCCCCAGGCGGGCCGATGCAGGCAGGTCAAGAGCAACAATAGGGTCAAAGTCAGGCGGGTTGGCATGGGTCGGGAGTTTTCAGTATTTAGTATGGCTAATTTTATATGAAGTTTTGGGCGGGGGAAGGTTCCGGCGGGGGTAGGTGTTGTGTTGGGTCAGTGTTGCGTTAGGTTGCGTTGGGTTAGATTGTAGAGTAGGCTTTTGAGTAATTGTTATTTAGCCTAACCTATGCCCAGGGTCGCTGACGAGTATTTGGTGCATCTATTGCTGGAGGGGGGACACCGGGAGGAGGTGCGCTTTGGCTCGATCCAGGATTTTCAGAAGTGGTACCAGGGGGAACTGATGGCGCAGAGCAATTCCCAGGAGCTAGTAAATGTGCCGGTGCGGGGGCTACAGGGGGAATTTTTGGTGGTGCGTCCGGCACGGTTGGTGGCGATCCGGGTGGAACCGGTGTTTTTGTCGAGCATTGAACGCTAGGCGGTTGCCCCCGGTTGCGGGGTGAATCCAACGGGTATGACCGATTCTTTAGCCCTCACCCTGCAAATTGTTTTGGCGTTGGTCGCTGGGATTGGGGCGCAGGTGCTGGCGGATGTCCTGCGGGTGCCGAGTATTACTTTTTTGTTACTTTTTGGCATTGTTTTGGGCGCAGATGGGCTGGGCTGGTTGCAACCCCAGTCGTTGGGAATGGGGCTGGAGGTGGTGATTTCCCTGTGTGTGGCCTTGATTTTGTTTGAGGGGGGGTTGAATCTGTCCCTGCGGGAGTTGGGGCAGGTGTCGGGGACGATTCAGAATTTGGTGACGGTGGGGGCGTTGATTACGTTGGTGGGGGGTGGGGTGGCGGCGCATACCCTGGGGGAGTTTCCCTGGCCGTTGGCGTTTTTGTATGGGTCGTTGGTGACGGTGACGGGGCCGACGGTGATTGGGCCGCTGTTGCGTCAGGTGAAGGTGGATCGCAAATTGGGCGCCCTGTTGGAGGGGGAAGGGGTGTTGATTGACCCAGTGGGGGCGATTTTGGCGGTGGTGGTGTTAAACATTGTCCTAACGGGGGATACGGGCTGGACGGAGATTGTCCTGGGGTTGGGGACTCGGTTGGGGCTGGGAATTGGCATTGGGGCGGTGGGGGGCTGGTTGTTGAGTTGGTTGTTTCGCCAGGAGAGTGTCCCCAGCCAGGATTTGAAAAATTTGGCGGTGTTGGCGGGGCTGTGGGGGTTGTACGGTTTGGCGCAGTGGGTGCAGAGTGAGTCGGGGTTGATGGCGGCGGCGGTGGCGGGGATTGTATTGCAGTTGGCCGCCCCGGAGCAACGGTTATTGCGCCGGTTTAAGGGGCAGTTGACGACGTTGGCGGTGTCTTTGTTGTTTATTTTGCTGGCCGCGGATTTGTCCCTGGCGAGTTTGGGGATGTTGGGCTGGGGGGGCTTGGGGACGGTGGTGGTGCTGATGGGGGTGGTGCGCCCGCTGAATATTCTGGTTTCGACCTGGAATAGCGATTTGCATTGGCGGCAGAAGTTGTTTTTGGCTTGGATTGCGCCCCGGGGGATTGTGTCGGCTTCGGTGGCTTCGTTGTTTTCGATTGTGTTGACGGCGCGGGGGTTGAACGGGGGGGATTCGGTCAAAGGGCTGGTGTTTTTGACCATTATTCTGACGGTGGTGGTGCCGGGGGTGACGGCGCAGGGGGTGGCACGCCTGTTGGGGGTACGTTCGGAGCAGACCAATGGGGCGGTGATTGTGGGCAGTAGTCCCCTGGGGCGGTTGTTGGCGCGGTTGTTTCAGGAACACGGGGAGCCGGTGGTTTTGATTGATACCAACCGGGAGGACTGTCGGACGGCGGCGCGGGAGAATCTCCGCACGATTCCGGGCAGTGCCCTCGACCCGGAGGTGCTGGCGGAGGCGGGGATGGCGAATATGGGCACCTTCCTGGCTTTGACCAAAAATGCGGAGGTGAATCTGGTGCTGGCGCAACGGGTGGCGGAGGAATTTTATCCCCCCCGGGTGTTGGCGTTGTTTCAGGAAGACCAGCGGTTGAACCACTCCCAGGTGCGGTGTGCCTTTCATCCCCAGTTGGTACTGGGGGAGTGGAATCAAGCCCTGGAGCGGGGCGAGGTGCGCTTGGCGGAAACCCGCTGGGGGGAATCGGCGCAGGAATTGGATTCCCCGGAGGTATTGCCCCTCCTGCGGCAGAGGCATGAATTTTTAGAGGTGGTCACCACGGATATGGCCTACCAACCGGGGGATCGGTTGATTTATTTGGCTCCCCATGCTCCCGCCAATGGAGCAACGGAACCCGAACCCGTGGAAGCCGGGGACATGGTGCAGGCGTTGTTGGGGCTGGGGTGAGCTTGGTAGCCTAACTCGCCACGGGTTGCACCTGGGGCTGGAATTGGAACAGGGCATAAACCACATTCCGGCGGATATTGGTCATCATGTCTTGAAATAGCTCATAGCCCTCAATTTTGTATTCAATCAAGGGGTCTTGTTGCCCATACCCCCGCAATCCCACGGACTCCCGCAGGGCATCCATTTGTTGCAGATGTTCGCGCCAAAGGGTATCCACCTGTTGCAGGATGAAAAACCGTTCCGCTTCCCGCATTAACCCCGTGCGAATTTGCTCCACCTGAGCCTCTTTCAAGTCATAGGCAAT encodes the following:
- a CDS encoding cation:proton antiporter yields the protein MTDSLALTLQIVLALVAGIGAQVLADVLRVPSITFLLLFGIVLGADGLGWLQPQSLGMGLEVVISLCVALILFEGGLNLSLRELGQVSGTIQNLVTVGALITLVGGGVAAHTLGEFPWPLAFLYGSLVTVTGPTVIGPLLRQVKVDRKLGALLEGEGVLIDPVGAILAVVVLNIVLTGDTGWTEIVLGLGTRLGLGIGIGAVGGWLLSWLFRQESVPSQDLKNLAVLAGLWGLYGLAQWVQSESGLMAAAVAGIVLQLAAPEQRLLRRFKGQLTTLAVSLLFILLAADLSLASLGMLGWGGLGTVVVLMGVVRPLNILVSTWNSDLHWRQKLFLAWIAPRGIVSASVASLFSIVLTARGLNGGDSVKGLVFLTIILTVVVPGVTAQGVARLLGVRSEQTNGAVIVGSSPLGRLLARLFQEHGEPVVLIDTNREDCRTAARENLRTIPGSALDPEVLAEAGMANMGTFLALTKNAEVNLVLAQRVAEEFYPPRVLALFQEDQRLNHSQVRCAFHPQLVLGEWNQALERGEVRLAETRWGESAQELDSPEVLPLLRQRHEFLEVVTTDMAYQPGDRLIYLAPHAPANGATEPEPVEAGDMVQALLGLG